From a single Bacteroidota bacterium genomic region:
- a CDS encoding type II toxin-antitoxin system PemK/MazF family toxin produces the protein MEINQFDIWLADLNPTKGTEPGKTRPVVIIQTNLLNDAHPSTVICPITFKVKSEILLLRVHLKKDQLDKPSDILVDQIRAIDNKRLIKKLGKLTKDQILVLKANIRIVLDI, from the coding sequence ATGGAGATTAATCAATTTGATATTTGGCTTGCAGACTTGAATCCCACAAAAGGAACAGAACCTGGCAAAACTAGACCTGTTGTTATTATTCAGACAAATCTGTTAAATGACGCTCATCCATCTACAGTAATTTGCCCAATAACTTTTAAAGTAAAGAGTGAAATATTGTTATTAAGGGTTCATTTAAAAAAAGACCAACTTGACAAACCAAGTGATATTTTGGTGGACCAAATTAGAGCAATAGATAATAAACGATTGATTAAAAAGCTTGGTAAATTAACCAAAGATCAAATTCTGGTTCTGAAAGCAAATATTAGAATTGTACTTGACATATAG
- a CDS encoding type II toxin-antitoxin system Phd/YefM family antitoxin: MLTTTISDFRKDIKKYFDRVSKNFETLIINRGKDNGIVIISLGEYNSLLATNHELSSKINEQRLDSAIEKLSKGKSKERKLI, from the coding sequence ATGCTCACCACAACCATATCTGATTTTAGAAAAGACATTAAAAAATACTTTGATCGCGTTTCAAAAAACTTTGAAACCCTTATTATCAATAGAGGAAAGGACAATGGTATCGTTATTATTTCTTTGGGGGAGTATAATTCGTTATTGGCAACAAATCATGAATTGTCTTCTAAAATAAATGAACAAAGACTTGATTCAGCTATTGAAAAACTTTCAAAAGGGAAATCTAAAGAAAGAAAACTCATTTGA
- a CDS encoding Txe/YoeB family addiction module toxin, translated as MKYIFVDESWEDYLYWQKTDKKMLSRINDLLIDISRNPFSGIGKPEPLKHKYKGFWSQRIDDEHRLIYKVKEEEILIAKCRFHYD; from the coding sequence ATGAAGTATATCTTTGTTGATGAGTCGTGGGAAGATTATTTATATTGGCAAAAAACAGATAAAAAAATGCTGTCCCGCATCAATGATCTTTTAATAGATATTTCGAGAAATCCATTTTCAGGAATTGGAAAACCAGAACCATTAAAACACAAATACAAAGGATTTTGGTCACAACGAATAGATGATGAACATCGATTAATATACAAAGTAAAAGAAGAGGAAATCTTAATTGCAAAATGTAGATTTCACTATGATTAA
- a CDS encoding DUF3467 domain-containing protein — MENQQQQLDIELNEDVAEGIYSNLAIISHSNTEFVVDFVRIMPGVPKARVKSRIVLTPQHAKRLLVALQDNIQKFEDGFGEIESTEMPPFPMNFGGPTAQA, encoded by the coding sequence ATGGAAAATCAACAACAACAATTAGACATAGAATTAAATGAAGATGTGGCCGAAGGTATTTATTCAAACCTTGCCATTATTTCACACAGCAATACCGAATTTGTGGTAGACTTTGTACGCATTATGCCAGGTGTGCCTAAGGCTCGTGTAAAATCGAGAATTGTATTAACACCTCAACATGCCAAAAGATTATTGGTAGCTTTGCAAGACAATATTCAAAAATTCGAAGATGGGTTTGGTGAGATTGAAAGCACTGAGATGCCCCCGTTCCCAATGAATTTTGGCGGGCCAACTGCTCAAGCGTAA
- a CDS encoding class I SAM-dependent methyltransferase: MVLHTPAHWKEYELIDCGNFSKLERFGNYILMRPEPQAVWEPVMNHQEWRKQAHAEFIQKGSYAGEWKTFKQIPDHWNMNYKHKGLDLTFRLSMTGFKHVGIFPEQAVNWDFLYNFYTKHQSKEQASFLNLFAYTGGASIAAKAAGADVIHCDSVKQVVSWARQNMELSKLDNVRWVIEDALKFVKREVKRGKKYNGIALDPPAYGIGANGERWKLEENINELIYETAQLLHPTNYCYILNCYSLGFSSLVVENLLQSHFPKHQGRETGEICLQSKTGYKLPLGVVGRLESK, translated from the coding sequence ATGGTACTTCACACACCCGCACATTGGAAAGAGTATGAACTGATAGATTGTGGTAATTTCTCCAAGCTCGAACGATTTGGAAATTATATACTCATGCGTCCCGAGCCACAAGCCGTGTGGGAACCTGTGATGAATCACCAGGAGTGGCGTAAACAAGCCCATGCCGAGTTTATACAAAAAGGCAGTTATGCAGGTGAGTGGAAAACGTTTAAACAAATTCCCGATCATTGGAATATGAATTACAAACACAAAGGATTAGATTTAACCTTCCGTCTCAGCATGACAGGATTCAAGCATGTAGGAATATTTCCTGAGCAAGCTGTGAACTGGGATTTCTTATATAATTTTTATACAAAACACCAAAGCAAAGAGCAGGCGTCTTTCTTAAATTTATTTGCCTATACAGGTGGTGCATCTATTGCTGCCAAAGCCGCAGGAGCCGATGTGATACATTGCGATTCCGTAAAACAAGTAGTAAGTTGGGCTCGACAAAATATGGAACTAAGTAAACTTGATAATGTGCGTTGGGTAATTGAAGATGCTCTCAAATTCGTGAAACGCGAAGTAAAGCGTGGTAAAAAATATAATGGTATCGCTCTCGACCCACCAGCCTATGGCATTGGTGCCAATGGGGAACGGTGGAAATTAGAAGAAAATATAAATGAGCTTATATATGAAACTGCTCAATTGCTTCACCCTACCAATTATTGTTATATATTGAATTGTTATTCGTTGGGCTTTTCAAGTTTGGTGGTTGAGAATTTATTACAATCGCATTTTCCCAAACACCAAGGCCGCGAAACAGGAGAAATTTGCTTACAAAGCAAAACGGGATATAAGTTACCGCTGGGAGTTGTAGGAAGATTGGAAAGTAAATAG